The DNA window CGTGCAACGGGAATGGCTGGAGGCGATGACGGAGAAATACCAGATCGCCGACGAGTCCAAGGCGCTGCGCATCGTGCTGGACCACGCGCGCACCGCCACCGACGAAAAGGTCCTCTTCGAGACAGTCCGCTGCCTGGGCTGCGACTGAGCCCGGCGCGTTGCAGGCGCACTCCGGGTGGTGTCGGGACGCCCGCCCGGAGCCGCCGTCCGTACAAACCCTTGCCGGCTCAGTGCGGCGCGGGGCCGGGGCTCGCCAGCGCCTCGCGCCGGATCGCCTCGATGGCGTCCACCTCCTTGGGGATCGCGGCCGACAGCACGTCGTGGCCCGCGTCCGTGACCAGGACGTCGTCCTCGATGCGGACGCCGATGCCGCGGTATTCGTCGCTCACGCCGTCCAGGTCTTCGGCGATGTAGAGCCCGGGCTCCACCGTGAGCACCATGCCGGGCTCCAGCGGACGCGCGGCGCCGTCGATCCGGTACTGCCCCACGTCGTGCACGTCCAGCCCAAGCCAGTGACCGGTCCGGTGCATGTAGAACCTCGAGTGCTCGCCTTTCTCGATCAGTTCACCGGCTTCCCCTGACAGGAGCCCGATGTCGAGCAGCCCCTCCACCAGCACTTCCGTGGCGCGCCGGTGGATGTCCTCCATGGACACGCCCGGCCGTACCAGCGCGATGCCCTCCTGTTGCGCCCGCAGGACGATCTCGTAGATGCGCCGCTGGGGCGGCGAGTAACCGGCCGCCACCGGGAACGTGCGCGTCACGTCCGAGCAGTAGCCGTCGAACTCCGCCCCCGCGTCGATGAGCACCAGGTCGCCGTCGCGCATGCGGCGGTCGTTCTGCGTGTAGTGGAGGATGGTGGCGTTGGCCCCCGAGGCGACGATGGAAGGATAGGCCATGCCCGACCCGCCCGCCGCGCGGAAGTGGTATTCCAGCAAGGCCTCCAGCTCGTACTCGCAAGCGCCGTCGCGCGCCGCCCTCATGGCCGCGGCGTGGGCTCGTTCCGACGCCGCCACCGCCTTGCGCATGAGGTCCAACTCACCGGACGACTTGAAGAGGCGCATTTCGTGCACGATCGACGCCGGGTCCACCAGCGACACGACTCCACGGCCGGTGCGCGCGCGGCCGGACCGGCTGGCGTCGACAAGCCCCTGGATGAGAGAGTTCGTGCCCTCGTCGCGCCCCGGCGCAAAGTACACCCTTTCCGCCCCGGCCAGATGCCCCGGCAGGACCTCCTTCACCTGATCGATTGTGTAGGCGGCGTCCGCCCCGAACACCTCCTTCGCCCCCTCCGTCCCGTAGCGCTTGCCCGTCCAGGTCTCCTTCTCCCGGTCCCGCGGCTGCACGAACAGGACGAAGCGTTCCGACTCGTGCCGCGGCGACAGCACGCAAAGGCCGTTGGGTTCCGGAAACCCGGTCAGGTAGAGCAGGTCGTTGTCCTGCCGGTAGCGGTACTCCACGTCGTTGGAGCGGGTCGACTGCGGCGCCGCCGGAATGATCGCCACACCCTCGCCCATGCGCTCCATGAAGGCCGCGCGCCGCTCTGCATAGGTGGTTGCGTCCATACCGTTTCCTTACGGCAAGATCCCGCCGGTGACAAGGTGGGTAGCCAAGCGGACCGCGGGCAGACTCTTTCTTCTCGCTTCACGCGGCCCGATCTGGTACACAATCCGGAAATCGGCGGTCTCTTCCCCTATCATTTCGGGCATTCGCCGGAGGGGGTCGCGGAGCTTCGCGAGCCCGCGCGGAGACACAGGCCACGGAGGAACGCGCATGGCGGAAACGGTTTACAAGGACTTTCGTCGCGAGGAGATGGAATACCAGTTCAATCCTCGCGTCACCGTGACCGAGTATCCCCGGCTGACCGAAGAGCGGGAGCGGGCCAGCGAGGCCACGCGGGCAAAGCTGAAGCACCACCGCGACGTGCGCTACGGCGACGGCCCGCGGATGACCCTGGACATCTTCCCGGCGGAGCGGTCCGGCGCTCCGGTGCAGGTCTACATCCACGGCGGCTACTGGCGCGGCGGCAGCAAGGAGGCCTACAGCTTCTTCGCCGGCCCGTTTGTCGAAGCCGGGGTCACCCTGGTGCTGCTGGAATACGACCTCTGCCCGCAGGTCACCGTGCCCGACATCATGCGCGAGACCCGCGAGGGGATCGCGTGGGTCTACCGCCACATCGCGGAGTACGGCGGCGACCCGGAGCGGCTCTACCTGTCGGGGTCCTCGGCGGGCGGGCACCTGACGGCCAGGGCGCTCAGCCATCGCTGGGAAGAGGACGGTCTCCCGGAAGACATCATCAAGGCCGCCGTGGCCATCACCGGGGTGTACGACCCCGACCCGGTCTTCTACGTGTCGTCCAACGAGGACATCCGCCTGACCCCCGATACCGCTCGAGAGATCAGCGCCATGCTGCATCCGCCCCTAGACCGGACCCCGTTCGTGGTGGCGGTGGGCGGGGCGGAATCCCGCGGGTGGATCGGCATGTCCAGGGACTTCTTCGCCCTTTGCCAGGAACGGGGCCTGGACTGCAGCTTTCTGGAGGTGCCGGGCACACACCACTTCTCGGTCTCGGGACAACTGGGCGAACGGGGCAGCCTCATGTCGCGCACCGTGTTGGGTCAGATGGGTTGTCTCTGATGAAGCAAGCGCCGGTGACCGTCCGCCGCCTCGGGCTCGCGGCCCTGTGGGTGCTCGCGTTCAGCGCGGTATGCCACGCACAGCCCGCGTACATCAGCGGCTATCGCGAGGTCATGCTGCGCACGGGACCGAGCGTGGAACACCGGATCCTTGCGGTGCTCCGCACCGGCAACGAGATGGAGATCCTTGGCGAGGACGGCGACTACAACCTCGTCTCCCTCCCGGACGGGCGCCAGGGCTACGTGCTCAAGAGCTTTCTCACGAACGAGGCCCCGCCGGAACGGCGCCTCGAAGAACTGTCCGAGACGGTCGAGACCCAGGCGGCCGAACTGGAGCGACTGCGCAACGAGAACCGGAACCTCGTGGCGCGCAACGACAAGCTGACCAAGGACAACGAGGGGGACCGGCGCCTGCTGCAACGCCTGCAACAGGAGAGCGCCAACATCGAACGCGACGAGCGCATGTGGTGGTTCATGAGCGGCGCCGGCGTGCTCCTCGTCGGCTGGCTCCTGGGCATGACCCGCTTGCGTCTGAGGAGGAAGGCGCGCGCCCGGAGCTTTACCTAGTGTGGTGTCAGGTTAATTCGCAGCATAATCTGCGGGTCTTTTTCGCCGTCGGCTGCGTTGCTCTNNNNNNNNNNACGAAAAATCCTCCGCATATTATGCTGCGAATTAACCAGACACCACACTAGTCGGAGGAAACATGCACCCGGTACAACTGTTCTGCTGGCATTTCATGGCCTACCCGCATCTGCCCGAGGACTTCGACGAGAAGTACGATACCGGCTGGGTGACGGTTCCCAACAGCCTGTGGGACTCGGAGAAGTCCCGCGGCCTCTTCCAGGACTACATCGACCAGCTCGCCTACGCCGACGACCTGGGCTTCGACGGGCTGGTGCTGAACGAGCATCATCAGAACATCTACGGCCTGATGCCCTCGCCCAACCTCATCGCGGCGGCGCTGACGCAGCGTTCCAGCAAGGCCAAGATCTGCGTTCTGGGGAACCTGCTGCCACTGCACATCAACCCGCTCCGGGTGGCCGAAGAGTACGCAATGCTCGACAACATGAGCAACGGGCGCATCATCGCGGGCTTCGCACCGGGCGGCGGCCCGGAGAACTACAACTACGACATCCCCTCGGTGACCTCGCGCGAACGATTCTGGGAAGCCGTGGACCTGGTGGTGCGCGCGTGGACCGATGACGGCCCGTTCAACCACGAGGGCCACTACTACCCGCTGCGCTACGTGAACCCGTGGCCCAAGCCCACCCAGAAGCCCCATCCGCCCATCTGGGTGCCCGGCTCGCGCAGCGCGTCCACGCTTACCGAGGTGGCCAAGCGCGGCTACTGCTACTTCCTGTCGTCCCGGAGCCACGGCGGCGAGACGTACAAGGCTCGCGAGCAGTTCTCCCAGATACTCGAAGAGCACGGCGACACCTACCACCCGTTCCGCATGGGCATCCTGATGTCCGCCTATGTCAGCGAGACCGATGCCCAGGCCAAGGAGGAGTGCGAGGAGGGCGTGTGGTATTTCCTGCGCAACTGCCTCAAGGGCCACCTGCGCAAGGAAGGCCGTCAGCTCACCTTCGGCGCCGGCGTGCCCTACATCCCCGCGCCCGCCTGGAAGGAGTTCCTGAAGCACTCCGATCCGGAACGCTCCATGCTGGGGGACGTCAACGACTGGGACGAGCTCGACAAGGCCCAGTCCATTGTCGTGGGGAGTCCCGAGACCGTGCACCGGAAGATCCTGAGCCTCATCGAGAAGTCGCAGGTGGGCAACCTGCTGATCCAGTTCCACCTCGGCAACATGCCCGGAGAGCTGGCGCTGAAGAGCCAGCGCCTGTTCGCCACCGAGGTGGCGCCGGCCTTGCGGGACGACTCCGCGCGGGTGTTCGCCAAGGCCTACCCCGGGATGGAAGAGACTCTTGCGGCCGGAGCGGTCGCATGAGCGGGCGAACCCTCGATATCAACGGCCGGAAGGTGTCGGTGCTGGAGGACGGTTCCGGCGATCCCACCCTCTACCTGCACGGTTTCGCCGACGTCCACGGCGTCACGGAAGGCTGGTTGTCGTTCCACGAGAAGCTCATTGAATGCTGCCGGCTGTTCGCCCCGGCTCACCCGGGGTGCGCCGCATCCGACGAGATCGAGTACCTGGAGTCGGCCGAGGACCTGGTGTTCCACTACCTCGAGGTCATCGACGCCCTCGGCCTGGAGCGCTTCGACCTGGTCGGAGCCTGTGTCGGAGGATGGGCGGCCGCCGAGCTTGCGGCGCGGCACCCCGAGAAGGTCCGCCGGTTGGTGCTCATCGACGCGTCGGGCCTGTTCGTGCCCGGTGCTCCCATCGGCGACATCTTCATGATGTCCCACCCGGTGCGCGGCACCGACTACTCCGAGTTGCGCGCCATGCTGTTCGAGAGTGACGAGACACCGGCGGGACACGCGCTGTTCCCCAACGGCCGGGCCGAGAACATCGAGGACGAACTGCGGCGCTACCAGATGCTGCGCTTCACCAACCGGTTCGGCTTCAACCCGCCCTACTTCTACAATCGGTCGCTACGGAGCCGGCTCCACCGCATTTCCGCGCCGACGCTGGTGGTGTGGGGCGAGTCCGACCACATGGTGCCGCTGGCCCACGGCGAGGCCTACGCGGCCGGCATTCCCAACTCCAACGGCGTGAAGCTGGTGAAGGGCGCCGGCCACAGCCCCCAGGCGGAACAGCCGGAGGCCACGGCGGGCCTGGTGACAGGTTTTCTCAGCGGGTAGGGACCCTTCGGACGGGCTGTTTCGATGAGCTCGAAGGGATACCTCGGGTCGAACCCCGCCAAAGGCTCGGACGAGGAGAACTCAATGAGATCATCGCGATGCTTGAGGCCAGCCGTGGTGTTCCTGGCGGCGGCGTTGTCGCTGACGCCCGTGGCCCACGGACAGTCAGGCGAGCCTTCGGAAAATCCCGACCGGATGCGCGCTTACGCCCTTTGGCAGCGGGGCTACCTGTTGCATCTCAGCGGCGACTACCAGGCCGCGGTCGACAGTTTCCGCGAGTCCACCGAGATCCTGCCCACGGCCGAGGGGCACACCTTCCTGGGCTGGTCGCTCAGCATGCTCGGGCATCTCGAAGAAGCCCTTGCCGAATGCAAGAAAGCCATCGAGCTCGATCCGGACTATGGAAATCCCTACAACGACATCGGGGCGTACCTGATCGATCTCGGCCGCGCGGACGAGGCGATCCCGTGGCTCGAGAAGGCGATCTCGGCCAAGCGATACTGTTGCTACCAGTTCGCGCATTTCAATCTCGGTCGTGTGTACCTGATGCAGGAGGAGTTCCACGCGGCGAGGCGCTCTTTCGAACAGGCCCTGCGGCACGATCCCGACTATTTGCCCGCACGGAAGGCCCTTGAGTATATCGACGCGGAAATAGGGAAGCCGCTGTAGCCGGTGGTCTCGCCCGTGTCTCGCCTCACCGTTCACCCGGATCGTAACCCAGCACCGGTCCGAGCCACCGTTCTACCTCCGCTACGGTCATTCCCTTGCGCGCGGCGTACAGGCCCACCTGGTCCCTGCCCACGGCGCTGACCGCGAAGTAGCGCGCGGCCGGGTTGGCGAGGTAGAGACCGCAGACCGACGCCGCCGGCCACATGGCGAAGTTCTCCGTCAGCTCGATGCCGGTGGCCCGGCGCGCGCCGAGCAGCTCGAACAGGATGGGCTTTTCGGTGTGGTCCGGGGTGGCGGGGTAGCCCGGCGCCGGACGGATGCCGCGGTAGCGCTCCTGGATCAGGTCCTGGTTGCTCAACTGCTCGTCCCTGCCGTAGCCCCACTCACGCCGCACCCGGGCGTGCAGGCACTCGGCGAAGGCCTCGGCCAGGCGGTCGGCCAGGGCCTTGGTCATGATGGCGTTGTACTCGTCGTGCGCCGCTTCGAATCGTTCTGCCAACTCGTCCGACCGGTGTCCGGCGGTGACCGCAAAGGCGCCGATGTAGTCGTCACGGCCGGAGTCCCGCGGCGCCACGAAGTCCGCCAAGGCGTACTGGGGCGTGCCCTTGCGCGCCTCCTTCTGCTGGCGCAGGGTGTGGAGCCGGGTCAACTCCACGGACCGGGTCGCGTCCGTAAACAGCACGACGTCGTCGCCGTCGGCGTTGGCGGGATAGAAGCCGTAGACTCCGTGGGCCGTCAGGAGACCCTCCTCGACGATTCGGTCCAGCAACTCGCGGGCGTTGGCGAACAGCTCTCGCGCGGCCGGTCCGCGCACGGGGTCGTCCAGCAGCTCGGGGTAGCGGCCGCGGATCTCCCACGTGTGGAAGAACGGCGACCAGTCGATGTAGGGCACCAGTTCCGCCAACGGGAACTCCCGCAGCACCCGGCTGCCGGTGAACTCGGGGACATCCGGCTCGCAGGCTTCCCAATCGATCCGGCAGCGCCGCTCCCGGGCATCGGCGTAGCTCAGAAGCCGCGTGCCCGCCCGGCTCTCGTACTCTTCCCGCATGCGTTCCTGGTCGGCGCGGTTGGCGGTGTCCAGGGCGGCGCGGGCGTCGGGGTCCATGAGGTCCTGCACCACGGGCACGGCGCGGGACGCGTCCAGCACGTGGACGGTCTCGCGGCCGTAGGCGGGGGCGATCTTCACCGCGGTGTGGCGCTTGCTCGTGGTGGCGCCGCCGATGAGCAGCGGCAGCTTGAGGCCGCGCCGCTCCATCTCGCCGGCCACGTGCACCATCTCGTCCAGGGACGGGGTGATGAGGCCGCTCAAGCCGATGGCGTCGGCGTCCTCCGCCACCGCGGTGTCGATGATCCGGTCCGCCGGCACCATGACGCCGAGGTCGATGACGTCGTAGTTGTTGCAGCGCAGCACCACGCCGACGATGTTCTTGCCGATGTCGTGGACGTCGCCCTTGACGGTGGCGAACACGAGCTTGGCGCGCTTCATGCCGCCCCCCTGCGCGGCGCTCTCCGCCTCCATGAGGGGGGTCAGGCGCGCCACCGCGCGCTTCATGACGCGGGCGCTCTTCACCACCTGGGGCAGGAACATCTTGCCCGATCCGAACAGGTCGCCGACCACGTTCATACCGTCCATGAGCGGCCCCTCGATGATGTGGAGCGGACGCTCGTATTGTCCCAGGGCCTCGTCCACGTCCTCGTCGATGTAGTCCGCGATGCCCCTCACCAGGGCGTGGGAAAGCCGGCTCTCCACCGGTTCTTCGCGCCACGCCTGCTCCTCCACCGCCGCCGGGCCCGTGTCCTTGACCTGTTCGGCGAAGGCCACGAGCCGCTCCGTGGCGTCCGGCCGCCGGTTGAAGAGCACGTCTTCCACCAGTTCCCGCAGATCCGCCGGGATCTCCTCGTACACCGCGAGCTGACCGGCATTGACGATGCCCATGTCCATGCCCGCCTGGATGGCGTGGTAGAGGAACGCCGCGTGCATGGCCTCGCGCACCCGGTCGTTGCCGCGAAAGGAGAACGAGATGTTGCTCACCCCGCCGGAGATGTGACAGCGCGGAAACAGCGCCTTGAGCCGCCGCGCCGCCTCGATGAAGTTCATGGCGTACTCGGCGTGCTCCTCGATGCCCGTGGCCACGGTGAGGATGTTGGTGTCGAAGATGATGTCGGCCTCGTCGAAGCCCACCTCCTCGGTGAGGATGCGGTGCGCGCGCCGGCACACCCGCACCCGCTCTTCCACCGTGGTCGCCTGCTTCTCCTCGTCGAAGGCCATGACGATGACCGCGGCGCCGTAGCGTTTCACCAGGCGCGCCTGCCGCCGGAAGGCGTCCTCCCCTTCCTTGAGCGAGATGGAGTTCACCACCCCCTTGCCCTGGACGCACTTGAGCCCGGCCTCGATGACCGAGAAGTTCGAGCTGTCGAGCATCACCGGCACGCGCACGATCTCCGGCTCCGCGGCCACGTGGTTCAGGAACGCGGTCATGGCCTCGGGCGAGTCGAGCATGCCCTCGTCCATGTTGACGTCGATGATGTTGGCGCCGCCCTCCACCTGCTCCCGCGCGATGGCCGCCGCCTCTTCGTACTGCTCTTCCCGGATCAGCCGGGCGAACTTCCGCGAGCCGGCGACGTTGGTGCGCTCGCCCACCATGATGAAGTTGGTGTCCGGCCGGATCACCAGCCGTTCCAGTCCGCTGAGGTGTGTGAAGCGGTCGGGCCCGGGGGCCGTCCTCGAGCCCAGTCCCTCGACCCCTTCCCGGAGCGCGGCGATGTGCTCCGGCGTGGTGCCGCAACACCCGCCCACGAGGTTGAGCCAGCCCTCCCGCGCCCACTCCGTCAGCGCCCCGGCCATCTCGTCCGGCCCCATGTCGTAGCCGCCGAACTCGTTGGGCAGGCCCGCGTTGGGATAGGCGAACACCGGCAGGTGCGAGAGCCGCGACAGCTCCTCCACGAAAGGGGTCATCTGGTGCGGCCCGAAGGCGCAGTTGATGCCCACCGCGGCGAGTTCCGCGTGACTGATGGAGGTCAGGAACGCCTCCAGGGTCTGGCCGGAGAGGGTGCGCCCGCTCTGGTCGGTGATGGTCACCGACGCCAGCACCGGCAGCTTCAGGCCCCGCTCTTCCTGGAGCCGCGCGATGGCGAACAGGCAGGCCTTCAGGTTCAGCGTGTCGAAGGTAGTCTCCGGCAAGAGCAGGTCCGCTCCCCCATCCACGAGGCCCCGAGCCTGATCGTAGTAGGCCGCCGCCAGTGCGTCGAAGGTGACGGCGCGGAAGCCCGGGTCGTTTACGTCCGGCGACATGGAAGCGGTCCGGTTGGTGGGCCCCAGGGAGCCGGCAACCAGCCGGGAGCCGTCGTCGCGTGCGTTGAACCGGTCCACGGCCGTGCGCGCCGCCGCGGCGCCGGCCGCGTTGATCTCGTAGGCCAAGTCTTCGATGCCGTAGTCGAGCAGGGAGACGGCGTTGGCGTTGAAGGTATTGGTCTCGACGATGTCGGCGCCGGCCTCCAGGTATTCCTCGTGGATCTTCTCGATGGCGTGGGGCTGGGTCACGCACAGGATATCGTTGCAGCCCTTGAGCGGTTTCGGATGCTCGCCGAAGCGCGCCCCGCGGAACTCCGCCTCGCCGAGGCCGAGTGCCTGGATACGCGTGCCCATGGCTCCGTCGAAAAGCAGAATCCGGTCTGCCAGTAGATTTCGCAGCGGCTGTGCCGACATGCCCTCGCTGACTCCTTTCTCCGGTGTGCTGCGTCACGAACAGGCTTTTGAATCTGCCTTCGCATACTCATCGGCCTGTTCGTGACGCGGTACACTAGCGCGACCGCCCCGCCTCCGGCGTGACGTAGGCCGCGGTGATGCCGCCGTCGACGACGAACTCCGTGCCCGTGACGAAAGACGATTCGTCGCTCGCCAGATACAGCGCGGCACGGGCGATCTCCCGGGCCTCGCCGAACCGCCCCATGGGAATGTGCACCAGGCGCCGCTGTTGCTTGCGCGCGCTGTCGAGAACCTTCATGAGCAACTCCGTGCGCAGCGGACCCGGGCACAACGCGTTCACGCGGATGTTCTCGCGCGCGTGGATCACCGCCAGCTCCCGGGTCATGGCCACCACGCCTCCCTTGCTGGCGGTGTAGGCGAGCTGTGGCGTGGCCGCGCCCATCAAGGCCACGAACGAGGCTGTGTTGATAACCGACCCGCCGCCCGCCCGGCGCAACGCCGGAATCCCGTGCTTGCAGCCCAGGAACACCCCCTTGAGATTCACCGCCAGGGTCCGGTCCCACACCTCCTCCGACGTCGCCACCGCGTCCGCGTCCTCGGCCAGCATGATGCCGGCGTTGTTGAAGAGGACGTGGAGCGCGCCGAATTCGGTTTCCGCCGCGGCCACCATGGTGGCGCAGTCACCGTCCCGGGAAACGTCCGCGCGGCAGTACGCCGCCTCACCGCCGGCCCGCCTGATGCGCCCGGCCAGACGCTTGCCGCCACGGTCGTCGACGTCCGCGATGACCACACGCGCACCCTCCCGTGCGAACAACTGCGCGGTTTCCCGGCCGATGCCGCTGGCGCCACCGGTAATGAGGGCGACCTTGTCTTTCAAACGCATAGTACAACTCAGACCCCGAACACGTCATTTCCCGCGAAAGCTTGCCCTCGACCCCGATCGGGGGGCGGGAATCCAGGCGGGGTGAGGAGGAGGCGGCCTCGGCTCAGCGTGTTCCCGCGGCCTCCACCAGGGCGTCGAACAGGCGTTGCTGGATGGGGTCCTCCGCCGCCGTCAACTCGGGATGCCACTGCACCGCCACGAGCCAGGGGTGCGAGGGCATCTCCAGCCCCTCGATGGTACCGTCCGGGGCGTGCGCCACCACCTCGAATCCCGGCGCGACATGGCGAATGGCTTGGTGGTGCCACGACATGCACGAAAAGTCCGTGGCGCCCAGAAGCCCGGCCAGCCGGGACGCCGGTTCCACCCGTATCGCGTGGGGCGTGGGCTCCCGCGGCGGCACCCGGTGGTTCACCGTCTCTCCCACCTCGTCGGGCAGGTGCTCGATCAGGGTCCCGCCCTTGGCGACGTTCAGGATCTGGCTCCCGCGGCAAATGGCCAGGGTGGGGACCTCCAGATCGAACACGCGCCGGGCGAGGTCGATCTCGGAGCGATCCCGTTCCGGCTCCACCATGTAGATGGTCTCGTGGTGGCTACCGCCGTAGAGGTCCGGGTCGAGATCGCCGCCGCCGCTGAACACCACCGCCTTGAGGAGCGGCAGGACCGCGTCCAGGCGCTCTTCCCCGGGCGGCAGCAGCAATGGGATGCCGCCCGCGCGGCGCACCGCGTCCACGTATTCCGCCGGCAGGATGAACCGGTTGTGCGGGCCGCGCCCGTAGGTGGTGATGCCGATGAACGGCGTGTCGGTGGCCGGCATTTCAGATCCGCTCGAAATAGCGCTTCCTTTCCCAGTCGGTGACGGCGTCGCGGTACTTCCGTTCCTCGGTGCGAAAGAAATGGACGTAGTGCTCCACCACGTCCGCGCCGAAGCTCTCGCGCGCGAACTCGCTCTCCGCGAACAGGTCCGTGGCCTCGCCCAGGGACCCCGGCACCTGGGGCACGTCGCCGGCGGCGTACAGGTTGCCGTCGAAAGCCGCCGGCGGCTCGGTCCGGTGCCGGATGCCGTCCGTGCCCGCGGCCAGCGCCGCCGCATAGGCGAGATAGGGGTTGCAGTCGGCGCCGGGCACGCGGCACTCGATCCGGGCACCCTTCCCTTGACCCAACACCCGGAAACCGGCGGTGCGGTTGTCGTGGCTCCAGCCGATGCCGGTGGGCGCCCAGGACTCCGCCCGGTAGCGTTTGTAGGAATTGACCGTCGGCGCGTAGAACACCATGGTCTCGGCCAGGTGCGCCAGCCAGCCGCCCAGAAACCAGCGGAACACGTCGGAAAAACCGCCCGGTCCGGCCCCGGCGAACGCATTCCGACCGTCGCGCCACAGACTCAGATGCACGTGGCAGCTCGAACCCGCCAACTCCGTGGCGAACTTGGCCATGAAGGTGACGCTGAGCCCCATTTGCTCCGCCACCTCCTTGAGGCATTCCTTGTAGACACAGTGGCGGTCCGCCATGGTGAGCACGTCCGCGTAGCGCACGTTGAGCTCGTGCTGGCCCGGCCCCCACTCGCCCTTCGAGCTTTCCACCGGCACGCCCGAGTCCCGCAGGTGGCGCCGCGCAGCGCCGTGGAAGCCTTCCTCCCGAAAGCCCTGGAGCACGTGGTAGTCCTCGATGTAGCCGCCGGCCGGAGCCAGGTCCTGGTAGTGCTTCTCACCGGCGCGCC is part of the Deltaproteobacteria bacterium genome and encodes:
- a CDS encoding glucose 1-dehydrogenase, whose protein sequence is MRLKDKVALITGGASGIGRETAQLFAREGARVVIADVDDRGGKRLAGRIRRAGGEAAYCRADVSRDGDCATMVAAAETEFGALHVLFNNAGIMLAEDADAVATSEEVWDRTLAVNLKGVFLGCKHGIPALRRAGGGSVINTASFVALMGAATPQLAYTASKGGVVAMTRELAVIHARENIRVNALCPGPLRTELLMKVLDSARKQQRRLVHIPMGRFGEAREIARAALYLASDESSFVTGTEFVVDGGITAAYVTPEAGRSR
- a CDS encoding gamma-glutamyl-gamma-aminobutyrate hydrolase family protein, which codes for MPATDTPFIGITTYGRGPHNRFILPAEYVDAVRRAGGIPLLLPPGEERLDAVLPLLKAVVFSGGGDLDPDLYGGSHHETIYMVEPERDRSEIDLARRVFDLEVPTLAICRGSQILNVAKGGTLIEHLPDEVGETVNHRVPPREPTPHAIRVEPASRLAGLLGATDFSCMSWHHQAIRHVAPGFEVVAHAPDGTIEGLEMPSHPWLVAVQWHPELTAAEDPIQQRLFDALVEAAGTR
- a CDS encoding glutamine synthetase family protein; translated protein: MAKEEQEIEDGAAQVTGMLTVDQLQEAVEAGRLDTVVVAFTDLYGRFMGKRLDAEFFLDTAASGGTHACDYLLTVDMEMEPVQGYRLANWKRGYGDIHLVPDLTTLRRLSWQDRTALVLCDVKDNVSHELVAEAPRSVLRGQLQRARSLGYEVMAGSELEYYLFDDSYRRAGEKHYQDLAPAGGYIEDYHVLQGFREEGFHGAARRHLRDSGVPVESSKGEWGPGQHELNVRYADVLTMADRHCVYKECLKEVAEQMGLSVTFMAKFATELAGSSCHVHLSLWRDGRNAFAGAGPGGFSDVFRWFLGGWLAHLAETMVFYAPTVNSYKRYRAESWAPTGIGWSHDNRTAGFRVLGQGKGARIECRVPGADCNPYLAYAAALAAGTDGIRHRTEPPAAFDGNLYAAGDVPQVPGSLGEATDLFAESEFARESFGADVVEHYVHFFRTEERKYRDAVTDWERKRYFERI